From the Mycobacterium sp. DL592 genome, the window CTGCCGGACTCGGTGGTGGGCCGGGTCCTGGAAACCAAGGACGCCAACGGCGCGGTCAGCGGCTTCTATGTGTTGCTGCCCAACGGAGTTCAGAAGATCACCGGCTTCGTCGCCGACCTGCTGCGGACCGCTGACAGTCAGGGATCGACTACCCCGCAACTGATTTCACCCGACAAGCTCGTCAACATCCCAGAAGTCACCGTCCTCAACGTCGACTTCTATCCCACCGGGAAACTGAACTTCGTCGACACCGACGCCAACCCGGTGACGTGCGTCGGCTGGCAGAAACAGACCACCGATCGGCAGGCGGCCGTGACGTTCTTCAGCGGACGTGGCCTGCCGACACCGCAGGCGATGGATTCCCACATCGTCAAGTTGGTGCGCGACAGCCGCGACCCGGACTCGGTCGAGGCCAACCAGACATTGATGCTGCCGGGTGCGGCGAACTTCGTCGCCTCGACCTCCGGCGTCATCACCTCCGACACCCGCGAGAGCCTCTATTGGGTGTCCCCACAGGGTGTCCGGTTCGGCATCGAATGGGACCAAAGCACCCTGCAGGCACTCGGATTGGATCCGGGCCGGGCTGTGCAGGCACCGTGGCCGATCCTGCGGACCTTCGCGGCAGGGCCGGCGATCAACCGGGCGACGGCACTACTGGCCCGCGACACCATCGACGCGGGCGGGGCTGTCGCACCCGTTGCCGCCAACCAACAGAACTCGGGAGGGTAGCGGTGTCGAAGAGGGGATTTGTCCGCGGATCACGCACCGCCGCGCCGAGTGTGCCGCCGGCACGTGTGGTCGTCGCGCCGCCGCTGGCCCTGCCGGAACGCGAACCCCGCAACATCCTGCTGATGATTGCGTTGCCCGCCCTGCTCGTCGGCATCATCGGCACGCTGGTGGTGATGTACACCTCCGGTGTCCGCTCGCTGCAGTCCGGCTTCTTCCCGTTGATCGGCCTGGTCGGCTTCGGTGCCCTGATGTTCAGCGGCCGGTTCGGCCGCGGGCGCCGGATCAGCTGGGGCGAACAGGAAAAGCAGCGGCGGATGTATTTGCGTCAGCTCGACGAGGACCGCGACGAGGTGCAGCGCGCCGCGCAGGAGCAGCGCCGCAGTCAGCTGTTCGTCCACGGTGATCCGCAGGAACTCGACACCGTCATCGGTGGCCCGCGGATGTGGGAGCGTCGGCCCGCCGACTCGGACTTCCTCGACGTCCGCCTGGGCATCGGTGTGCAGTCGACCGCGGACTCGGCGGTGTCGCTGCAGTGGCCGGAAGTGCCTGTCGGTGAGGAGCTCGAACCCGTCACCGGGCGCGCGCTGCGCGACTTCATCCTCGAGCAGAGCAAGATCCGCGGCATCGGCAAGGTGCTGAGCCTGCGCTCCAAGCCGGGCTTCAGCTTCGTCGGCGAGGATCCCGCCGAACTACACGCCCTCATGCGGGCGGTGCTGTGCTCACTGGCTGTCTACCACAGCCCCAGCGACATCAAGCTGATGGTCGTCACCCGCCACCCCGAACTGTGGTCCTGGCTGGTGTGGTTGCCGCACAACCAACATGACGAGATGTTCGACGCCTGCGGTATGCGGCGGCTGGTGTTCACCTCACCGACCGAACTCGAAGACGCTCTCGATTCCGAGCTGCACCGCAAGGGGCGTGGACCGTGGTCTCCGCCGAGCGGCTCGAGCCCGACGACCATGCTGTCCCCGATGGAGGCGGCCGCGGCCGGCTCGGCCCTTGGCCCGCACTGGGTGATCGTCGACGACAACGTCGGCACACCGGAGCAGTGGGAAGGTGTCACCGGACAGAAGGGCATGGCGGGAATCACGGTGTTGCGCTTAGCAACCCGGCCCGGCGTCGGTGTCGGGTTCACCGACGACGACGAACGTTTCGAGTTGCGGGAAGGACGGCTGAGCCACCGCAAGGCCTTCTACGCCGTCGCCGACATGCTCGCCGAAAGCACCGCCGACCGGTACGCCCGCGCACTGGCCCGCTGGTCACCGATGACCGCCGGTGAGCTGTCCGAGACCGACAGTCAGGGCGGGGAGTTGTTGCGCGCGCTGGGGATCACCGATCCCCGCCGACTCGACGTCGACCGGCTGTGGGCCGAGAGCCGGGGCCGTGGCGACCCGCGCTGGGCGATGGTTCCGGTCGGTGTCAAGCCGGGCGGCGAGCTGCAACATGTCATCCTGCGCGCCAAGGACTTCGGCGGCTTCGGCTTCCATTCCGTGGTGATCGGCACATCCGGCTCGGGCAAGTCGGAGTACTTCTTGTCCCTGTGCAACGGGATCGCGCTGACCCATTCGCCCGAGACGTTCATCGTCATCTTCGTCGACATGAAGTTCGAGTCGGCCGCCCAGGACCTCGAGGGCCTGCCGCACGTCGTGGGATCGCTGTCCAATCTTGGCAAGGACGACCGCCACCTCGCAGAACGTATGAGAAAGGCTGTCGACGGCGAAATCGCCCGTCGCTATCGGCTTTTCAAGGATGCCGGTGCCCGCGACGCCAACGAGTACGAGGAAATGCGGCTGGCGGGGCGTGATCTGGAGCCGGTCCCGATCCTGCTGGTCATCATCGACGAGTACCTCGAGCTGTTCCACCATCACCCGGAGTGGATCGACCTGGTCATCCACATCGGCCAGGAGGGCCGCGGCTGCAACGTCTTCTTCACGCTCGGCGGGCAGCGACTCGACCTGTCCTCGCTGAGCAAGGCCAAGAGCAACATCGCATTCCGGGTCGCGCTGCGCGCCGAGACCGCCGAGGACTCCCGCGACGTCATCGGCAGCGACGCGGCACTGCACCTGCCGTCGAAGGAGAACGGCTACGCGCTACTCAAGGTCGGCCCGCGTGATCTCGAACAGTTCCGCTGCTTCTACGTCTCGGCACCGTTCGTGGTGCCCAAACGGCAGGTGACGACCGATAAGACGGTCGACGTCAGCTTCACCCAGCCACGTCCGCTGACTTGGGAGTACCAACCGCTGACCGTCGAGGATAGTGCGGCATTGGCGTCGGCCGACGCTCCGGAGGAGCCCGACGAATTCCTCTATCACTCAGACGGATTCAAGAAGAAGAAGCTGCTCGACGTCATTCGCGAGTCCCTTGTCTCGCACCCGGCGCGCGCGCCGCACCAGATCTGGCTGCCCCCGCTGGAAGTCAGCGAGACCGCCGACGCCCTGGTGCAACGGTGGCGGGGTAAGCCGTGGTGGTCGGACTACGGCCAGAACCCGGGACTGGTGTTCCCGGTCGGGATCGAGGACTTCCCCGAGGACCACGCCCAGCGCGTGCACGTCATCGACGCGGAGATGGACAACATCATGGTCGTGGCCACCGCGCAGCGCGGTAAGTCCACGACGTTGATGACGCTGATGACGTCGGCCGCGCTGATGTACCGCCCGGAGCGGGTGACGTTCTTCTGCATGGGTGCCTCGCTGTACCCGGTGGAGGAGCTTCCCCATGTGGCCGGTGTTGTCAGCCTCACCGACACCGAAGGTGTCTCACGCACGCTGGCCACCATCGAGGGGATCATCCGGGCCCGCGAAGCCTCGTTCAAGCGCTACCAGATCGACATCTCGGAGTTCCGTGAACGCAGGTTCGGCGCCGGCGGAGGCGGGGGCACCGACCCCGAGGACAAGTTCGGCGACGTCTTCCTGGTGATCGACAACTTCGGTGACCTCTACGACAAGGACAACGGCATGGGTGATCGCGCCATCGCGATCGCCCGCCAGGGCCTGTCCTACGGAGTCCACGTCGCCACCAGTGCCAGCGGCTGGCTCGTCGGCCAGAAGCAGGCGCTGCTCAACGTCGCCAACGCGAGAATCCAACTGCGGCTGAGCAATCCGGACGAGACCCAGATGGGTACCGGCATGGAGCATCGCCGCGCCGCCCGCCAGACCCTGGATCGCCCCGGCTTCGGGGTGACCCGGCTCGGGCAGGAACTGCTGGTCGGTGTGCCCGAGATCATCGGGCCGAACGGCGAGCGGGTGACCACCCGCCAGGTCGGCCCGGTGATCGCCGCCCAGACCGGCGCAGGCAAGGTCGAGACGCTGGCGCGGCTGCCCGAACGCATTGCGCTGCGGGAGATCGTGGCGGCCTACTCCAGCACTGCTGAGACCGACGCCCTGGACATTCCGTTCGCGATGGGGGAGAGCGCACTGCAATCGGTTGCGCTGCCGAGCAGGCTGGCTCCCAACCTGCTGGTCGTCGGCCGGCAAGGCTGCGGCAAGACCAGCGCCCTGGCCGCGTTCGGGCAGTCGA encodes:
- the eccCa gene encoding type VII secretion protein EccCa, with amino-acid sequence MSKRGFVRGSRTAAPSVPPARVVVAPPLALPEREPRNILLMIALPALLVGIIGTLVVMYTSGVRSLQSGFFPLIGLVGFGALMFSGRFGRGRRISWGEQEKQRRMYLRQLDEDRDEVQRAAQEQRRSQLFVHGDPQELDTVIGGPRMWERRPADSDFLDVRLGIGVQSTADSAVSLQWPEVPVGEELEPVTGRALRDFILEQSKIRGIGKVLSLRSKPGFSFVGEDPAELHALMRAVLCSLAVYHSPSDIKLMVVTRHPELWSWLVWLPHNQHDEMFDACGMRRLVFTSPTELEDALDSELHRKGRGPWSPPSGSSPTTMLSPMEAAAAGSALGPHWVIVDDNVGTPEQWEGVTGQKGMAGITVLRLATRPGVGVGFTDDDERFELREGRLSHRKAFYAVADMLAESTADRYARALARWSPMTAGELSETDSQGGELLRALGITDPRRLDVDRLWAESRGRGDPRWAMVPVGVKPGGELQHVILRAKDFGGFGFHSVVIGTSGSGKSEYFLSLCNGIALTHSPETFIVIFVDMKFESAAQDLEGLPHVVGSLSNLGKDDRHLAERMRKAVDGEIARRYRLFKDAGARDANEYEEMRLAGRDLEPVPILLVIIDEYLELFHHHPEWIDLVIHIGQEGRGCNVFFTLGGQRLDLSSLSKAKSNIAFRVALRAETAEDSRDVIGSDAALHLPSKENGYALLKVGPRDLEQFRCFYVSAPFVVPKRQVTTDKTVDVSFTQPRPLTWEYQPLTVEDSAALASADAPEEPDEFLYHSDGFKKKKLLDVIRESLVSHPARAPHQIWLPPLEVSETADALVQRWRGKPWWSDYGQNPGLVFPVGIEDFPEDHAQRVHVIDAEMDNIMVVATAQRGKSTTLMTLMTSAALMYRPERVTFFCMGASLYPVEELPHVAGVVSLTDTEGVSRTLATIEGIIRAREASFKRYQIDISEFRERRFGAGGGGGTDPEDKFGDVFLVIDNFGDLYDKDNGMGDRAIAIARQGLSYGVHVATSASGWLVGQKQALLNVANARIQLRLSNPDETQMGTGMEHRRAARQTLDRPGFGVTRLGQELLVGVPEIIGPNGERVTTRQVGPVIAAQTGAGKVETLARLPERIALREIVAAYSSTAETDALDIPFAMGESALQSVALPSRLAPNLLVVGRQGCGKTSALAAFGQSITARLSPEQAQITIIDPKTSLIGKIQGPHVRAYAYTPDDIDAVLAELAEMMRDRLPPSGLSQEELLTRSTWSGPHQFVLIDDEQELRTTAAVGKAAATAPLWPLIERSREIGLHVIAARLPGNWAGISAMSLFLQKLTGSRAPTLFMDNDPQTVKVFGRTSAQQLPPGRGLLVTTDGVMEGLLVGTPD